GCACCGGTGGGCTCAGCCGGGCCGAGGTCGCCGCCGCGACCGGTGTGACCGTCGCGCACGTCGGCGTACGCCTGCACCGGATGCGGGAGCAACTGGAGTCGGGCCGGAGCATCGTCGCGGCGCTGGCGGCCCGTCCGCCCTGCCCGGACCTCTCGGCGGCGATCCGTGGCTGGGACGGGCGACCCACGCCGGTGTGGCGCAAGCGGATCGCCCGACACGTCCGCGACTGTCCGTACTGCGGTGCGGGTGTGGCCGATCGGGTGCCCGCCGAGCGGCTGCTGCTGGGCATCGCGTCGTTGGCGGTGCCGGTGGGCCTGACCGCCGCACTGGTCGCCAAGGGCCTGCTGGCCGGGGCGGCCGGCGGCACCCCGGTCGTGGCGGCGCACGCCGTCGCCGGTGGGGCAACGGTGGCGGGCGGGACGGCGGTCGCCGGTGGCGCCGCGATCGACGGCGCAACGGTGGTCAGCGGTGGGGCGGCCGTCGGTGGCACGGCAGGCCAGGGCGGGTCGCTGCTGGGCGTGCTGACACAGGCGGTGGTGGCGCATCCGGTGGCGAGTGCCGCCGCCGGGGCGGTGCTGATCGCCGGGGCCACCGCCGGGGTCGCGCTGCGGCCGGATCCGGCGCCCCCGCCGCCGGCCGTCGCGGCGCCGGTGACGACGTCCGCCGCGCCGCCGCGCCCCAGCCCGACCCCGGCCACCACGACCCCGGCGACGTCGCCGTCCGTGTCACCGTCGGCGGTACGCCCGTCCGTGCCGGCCGGCACCATCCCGCTGGGCACCTGGTCGTTGGAGTCCGTACGGGCACCGGGCCGGTACCTGACCGTCGACGGCGACGTGGCCGGGCTCGACGAGGTGACCGGAGCCAGCAGTGCGCAGGCCCGGCGACGGGCCACCTTCACAGTCGGTCGAGGGCTCGCCGACCCGGACTGTGTCACCCTGCGCAGCGCCGACGGGCGGTACCTGCGGCATGCGAGCCTGCGACTGCGGCTGAGCCCGAACGAGGGCACCCCGCTGTTCCGGGAGGACGCGACCTTCTGTCCCGAGCGCGGCGCGACGGCTGCCTCGGTGACGATGCGCGCGCACAACTACCCGCATCTCGTGGTGCACGAGCGTGACGTGGGGTTCTGGATCGACTTCCCCGACGGTACGCAGACGTTCGCACGGGCGAGTTCCTTCCGGGTCCGTAACCCCTGGGCCTGACCGTCGGGCCCGACTCGCCCGACCGGCGACCCGCGATTCGGCGACGCACTTTTCGTAATGCCGGACCGGCTGCCGCGCCTCCTACTGCGTGAGGCGTCGGCGGCTCATGACCGGTGGTACGCCGCACGCCGTTCGTCCGAGTCG
Above is a window of Verrucosispora sp. NA02020 DNA encoding:
- a CDS encoding sigma-70 family RNA polymerase sigma factor, whose translation is MTVTADHAELVVAAQAGDRSARDQLVSAHLPLLYNLVGRALSGHPDVDDVVQETLLRVVRDLPTLRAPESFRSWLVAIALHQIAGHRSRVRGAVDRLALGDGVEHLSGGGDVEGEAIGRLHVSDQRRQLVEATRWLDPAYQPLLALWWQECTGGLSRAEVAAATGVTVAHVGVRLHRMREQLESGRSIVAALAARPPCPDLSAAIRGWDGRPTPVWRKRIARHVRDCPYCGAGVADRVPAERLLLGIASLAVPVGLTAALVAKGLLAGAAGGTPVVAAHAVAGGATVAGGTAVAGGAAIDGATVVSGGAAVGGTAGQGGSLLGVLTQAVVAHPVASAAAGAVLIAGATAGVALRPDPAPPPPAVAAPVTTSAAPPRPSPTPATTTPATSPSVSPSAVRPSVPAGTIPLGTWSLESVRAPGRYLTVDGDVAGLDEVTGASSAQARRRATFTVGRGLADPDCVTLRSADGRYLRHASLRLRLSPNEGTPLFREDATFCPERGATAASVTMRAHNYPHLVVHERDVGFWIDFPDGTQTFARASSFRVRNPWA